In Wenyingzhuangia fucanilytica, the following are encoded in one genomic region:
- the dnaN gene encoding DNA polymerase III subunit beta encodes MKFIVSSSQLLKQLQVLSGVISASSTLPILDNFLFELSENELKISASDLETTMSTTIEVQSDSEGSIAVPSRILLDTLKTLPNQPLTFKIEGNSEVEITSEQGNYGMPFFEGSDFPKAVSLENPSTTLVPANVLANAISKTIFAAGNDDLRPVMSGVFFQFGTENLTFVATDAHKLVKYTRTDVKADELAEFIMPKKPLNILKGILATSDAEVSISYNESNAKFTFDNVTLTCRLIDGKYPNYNAVIPKENPNKLTISRGSFLNSTKRVSIFSSKTTHQIRLKMAGTELNISAEDIDFSNKANERLNCDYQGDDLEIGFNSRFLTEMLNNLASEDVQLEMSLPNRAGILTPADGTEEGEEITMLVMPVMLSN; translated from the coding sequence ATGAAATTTATAGTCTCAAGCTCACAATTGTTAAAACAGTTGCAAGTTTTAAGCGGTGTTATTAGCGCAAGCAGCACCTTACCTATTTTAGATAATTTCTTATTTGAATTAAGCGAAAACGAACTAAAAATATCTGCTTCGGATTTAGAGACGACTATGTCTACTACTATCGAAGTACAATCTGATAGTGAAGGATCTATTGCTGTTCCTTCAAGAATTTTATTAGACACTTTAAAAACGCTTCCTAACCAACCTTTGACTTTTAAGATTGAAGGAAATAGTGAAGTTGAAATTACCTCTGAACAAGGAAATTATGGAATGCCATTTTTTGAAGGAAGTGATTTTCCTAAAGCTGTTTCTTTAGAAAACCCAAGCACTACTTTAGTTCCTGCAAATGTTTTAGCCAATGCTATTTCTAAAACTATTTTTGCTGCTGGTAACGATGATTTAAGACCTGTAATGAGTGGTGTTTTCTTTCAATTTGGAACAGAAAACTTAACTTTTGTTGCTACAGATGCTCATAAATTGGTTAAATATACTCGTACAGATGTAAAAGCAGATGAGTTGGCAGAATTTATCATGCCTAAAAAACCTTTAAATATTTTAAAAGGAATTTTAGCGACTTCGGATGCTGAAGTTTCTATTTCTTACAACGAATCTAATGCTAAATTTACTTTTGACAACGTAACTTTAACTTGTAGATTGATTGATGGAAAATACCCTAACTACAATGCGGTAATTCCTAAAGAAAACCCAAATAAGTTAACCATTTCTAGAGGTTCTTTTTTAAACTCTACCAAACGTGTGTCTATTTTCTCTAGCAAAACAACACACCAAATTCGTTTAAAAATGGCAGGAACAGAATTAAATATTTCTGCAGAAGACATTGATTTTTCTAACAAAGCAAACGAACGTTTGAACTGTGATTATCAAGGAGACGATTTAGAAATTGGATTTAATTCTCGTTTTTTAACAGAAATGTTAAACAATTTAGCTTCAGAAGATGTTCAATTAGAAATGTCTTTACCAAACAGAGCTGGAATTTTAACCCCTGCTGATGGTACCGAAGAAGGAGAAGAAATTACCATGTTAGTAATGCCTGTAATGTTAAGCAACTAA
- the gldG gene encoding gliding motility-associated ABC transporter substrate-binding protein GldG, whose protein sequence is MNKKKKQIFLMMAFLVLVNIIATQIHYRWDVTNDQRYSISTPTKTLLKNLKKEVEISVFLTGDLPFDFERLSKETLYFLEEINAKKSSITFKFINPQGKEESLINQGLNPSRLTVQEDGKVSESVIFPYAIVSSGKKKALVNLLKSSYFESQDSQIENSIQHLEFAFADAIQKVTAVKRQKIAIIKGNGELEDIYQYDWLKTLGENYLLAPITLDSVNHQPQKTLTELQQFDLAIISKPTEAFTEKEKFVLDQFTINGGKSIWLLDMVHTPKDSLMQNGKVLAYQRDLHLTDYLFNYGVRIKKHLVRDLYAASIPLATGKVGNNPQFDEFLWDYYPLIKSNNKHVISKNIGEVKLEFVNSIDTLNPNIKKTPLLESSALTKTLTVPSYVDLASIAENADIKTYNQGSKLLGVLLEGNFESAYKNRIKPFKNNFISKGTKNKMIVIADGDISTNQISKGQPLELGLDKWNHQYYSNKEFLMNAVNYLLNDDGLIQLRSKKVVLNTINKPKAYQEKLKWQLINLTIPVSILAIFGLIHFYLRKRTLQ, encoded by the coding sequence ATGAATAAAAAGAAAAAACAGATCTTTTTAATGATGGCATTTCTTGTTTTGGTAAACATTATCGCCACTCAAATACATTATAGATGGGATGTAACCAACGACCAACGTTATTCCATTTCTACACCCACCAAAACGCTATTAAAAAACTTAAAAAAAGAAGTAGAGATTTCCGTTTTTTTAACTGGTGATTTACCTTTTGATTTTGAAAGATTAAGCAAAGAAACTCTTTACTTTCTAGAAGAAATTAATGCTAAAAAAAGCAGTATTACTTTTAAGTTTATCAATCCGCAAGGAAAAGAAGAAAGTTTGATAAACCAAGGATTAAATCCAAGTAGACTAACTGTTCAAGAAGATGGAAAAGTATCAGAAAGTGTTATTTTTCCTTATGCTATTGTAAGTAGCGGTAAGAAAAAAGCATTGGTTAACTTATTAAAAAGTTCTTATTTTGAAAGTCAAGACTCACAAATAGAGAACTCTATTCAACATTTAGAATTTGCTTTTGCAGATGCTATTCAAAAAGTAACCGCCGTAAAAAGACAAAAAATTGCCATTATTAAAGGAAATGGTGAGTTAGAAGATATTTATCAATATGACTGGTTAAAAACTTTGGGAGAAAATTACTTACTTGCTCCAATTACCTTAGATTCTGTTAACCATCAACCACAAAAAACATTAACAGAATTACAGCAATTTGATTTAGCAATTATTAGCAAACCCACAGAAGCTTTTACCGAAAAAGAAAAATTTGTTTTAGATCAATTTACCATTAACGGAGGAAAATCTATTTGGCTATTAGACATGGTTCACACACCCAAAGACAGTTTAATGCAAAATGGAAAAGTTTTGGCTTATCAGCGAGATTTACATCTAACCGACTATTTATTTAACTACGGAGTTAGAATTAAAAAACATTTGGTGAGAGATTTATACGCAGCTAGTATTCCTTTAGCCACAGGAAAAGTAGGAAACAACCCTCAGTTTGATGAATTTTTATGGGACTATTATCCGCTCATCAAAAGCAACAACAAACATGTAATTAGCAAAAATATTGGAGAAGTAAAATTAGAATTTGTTAATAGTATTGATACTTTAAATCCGAATATCAAAAAAACACCTTTGTTAGAAAGTTCCGCACTTACCAAAACACTTACCGTTCCTAGTTATGTAGATTTGGCTAGCATTGCAGAAAATGCAGATATCAAAACTTACAACCAAGGGAGTAAATTATTAGGAGTTTTGTTAGAAGGAAATTTTGAATCTGCATACAAAAACAGAATCAAGCCTTTTAAAAATAATTTCATTTCAAAAGGAACAAAAAACAAAATGATTGTGATTGCCGATGGAGATATTAGCACCAATCAAATAAGTAAAGGACAACCTTTAGAACTTGGATTAGACAAATGGAATCATCAATACTACAGCAACAAAGAGTTTTTAATGAATGCTGTTAACTATCTCCTAAACGATGATGGTTTGATACAACTACGTTCTAAAAAAGTAGTACTTAATACTATTAACAAACCCAAAGCCTATCAAGAAAAATTAAAATGGCAGTTGATCAACCTTACTATTCCAGTAAGCATTTTAGCTATTTTTGGTTTGATTCATTTTTATCTCCGAAAACGAACCTTACAGTAA
- the gldF gene encoding gliding motility-associated ABC transporter permease subunit GldF: MKAIFNKEIQSFFSHAVGYLLVSSFLIINGLLLWVFKGYSNVIYSGFANINAFFNNSSWVLALLIPAITMKSFADEYNNGTLEILKTLPISHTQIILGKFWAYIAIIIIALIPSLVFVYSTYQLGNPVGNIDLGSTFASYLGLILLSATYIAIGIFSSIIMKNNISAFILSILINTLLYFGFSALENLSETTTYGWNALGIPEHFNSISRGVIDTTDLVYFISISFAFLALTKLKLDHE; encoded by the coding sequence ATGAAAGCCATTTTTAACAAAGAAATACAATCTTTTTTTAGTCATGCGGTAGGCTATTTATTAGTCTCTTCTTTTCTAATTATAAACGGATTGTTGCTTTGGGTTTTTAAAGGATACAGCAATGTTATTTATAGTGGATTTGCCAATATCAACGCTTTTTTTAACAATAGTTCTTGGGTACTAGCTCTGTTGATTCCTGCCATCACGATGAAAAGTTTTGCTGATGAATACAACAACGGAACTTTAGAGATTTTAAAAACATTACCTATTTCTCACACTCAAATAATTCTTGGGAAATTTTGGGCTTATATTGCCATTATAATCATTGCACTTATTCCTTCTTTGGTTTTTGTATACAGTACTTATCAACTAGGAAACCCTGTTGGAAATATAGACTTAGGGAGTACCTTTGCCTCTTATTTAGGATTGATTTTACTATCCGCTACTTATATAGCTATCGGAATTTTTAGTTCTATCATCATGAAAAACAACATCAGTGCTTTTATTTTAAGCATACTCATTAATACCCTATTGTACTTTGGTTTTTCTGCTTTAGAAAATTTATCAGAAACAACTACTTACGGATGGAACGCTTTAGGAATTCCAGAACATTTTAATAGCATTAGTAGAGGAGTGATTGATACTACAGACCTTGTCTATTTTATCTCTATTAGTTTTGCTTTTTTAGCACTTACCAAATTAAAACTAGACCATGAATAA
- a CDS encoding SAM hydrolase/SAM-dependent halogenase family protein codes for MAFITLTTDFGRKDHFVSAVKGAIYTLLPEANIVDVSHEISPFNITETAYILKNAYKSFPKGTIHIIGVDSEMTPENKHIALLLDGHYFVCPDNGIMSMIASEINPTKVVEINIHDRIETSFSVLDVFVNVACHIARGGTLEVIGKPLSEITKMVELQPQIVSESKIIGSVIYIDNYGNVISNITKEMFNTVGKGRKFTLSAGRYNFKKVLSKYSDIVDFKLPINERNSAGSKLALFNSGNYLEIAIYKSNLQTVGGASSLLGLDYRSSVSVEFEKDTPA; via the coding sequence ATGGCATTTATTACCCTAACTACAGATTTTGGAAGAAAAGATCATTTTGTGTCTGCAGTAAAAGGAGCCATATACACTTTATTGCCAGAGGCTAATATTGTTGATGTATCTCACGAAATTTCTCCTTTTAACATTACGGAAACTGCTTATATTCTAAAGAATGCTTATAAAAGTTTTCCTAAAGGAACTATCCATATTATTGGGGTAGATTCGGAAATGACTCCTGAAAACAAACACATTGCCTTGTTGTTAGACGGTCATTATTTTGTTTGTCCAGACAATGGAATTATGTCTATGATTGCTTCGGAAATCAACCCGACAAAAGTGGTAGAAATTAATATACACGACAGAATAGAAACTAGTTTTTCTGTGTTAGATGTATTTGTAAATGTAGCTTGCCATATTGCTAGAGGAGGTACTTTAGAAGTTATAGGAAAACCTCTTTCTGAAATTACTAAAATGGTAGAGTTACAACCTCAAATTGTTTCGGAGAGTAAAATTATTGGTTCTGTTATTTATATTGATAATTACGGAAATGTAATTTCTAACATCACCAAAGAAATGTTTAACACAGTGGGTAAAGGAAGAAAATTTACCTTATCCGCAGGAAGGTACAACTTTAAAAAAGTATTAAGTAAATACAGCGATATTGTTGACTTTAAACTACCTATTAACGAACGAAATTCTGCGGGGAGTAAGTTGGCTTTGTTCAACTCTGGAAATTATTTAGAAATTGCCATTTACAAAAGTAATTTACAAACCGTTGGAGGAGCTTCTAGTCTACTTGGTTTAGATTATAGAAGTAGCGTTAGTGTAGAATTTGAAAAAGACACACCTGCCTAA
- a CDS encoding PhoH family protein — protein MNERLITLEEINPVDFFGSNNSHLNLIKSYYPKLKIVFRGNVIKAFGEPVLLDEFEKRIQVLVNYLIKYNKLDETSIEQLLLASQKELQKKRVYDDVLVHGVGGNFIKAQTENQQNMVKAIAVNDMLFAVGPAGTGKTYTAVAMAVRALKEKEVKKIILTRPAVESGENLGFLPGDMKEKLDPYMQPLYDALRDMIPAERLASHLEKGVIQIAPLAFMRGRTLDNAFVILDEAQNTTHSQMKMFLTRMGKRAKFVITGDPGQIDLPRKQVSGLKEALLALKDVKGIAQVYLDGKDVIRHRLVKEIITAYKSIETE, from the coding sequence TTGAACGAACGCTTAATAACCCTAGAAGAAATCAATCCAGTAGACTTTTTTGGATCTAATAATTCGCATTTAAATTTAATTAAATCTTACTATCCTAAATTAAAAATAGTATTTAGAGGCAATGTGATTAAAGCCTTTGGAGAACCTGTTTTGTTAGATGAATTTGAAAAAAGAATTCAAGTACTTGTCAATTATCTTATTAAGTATAATAAGTTAGATGAAACCAGTATAGAACAATTGTTATTGGCATCGCAAAAAGAATTACAAAAGAAACGCGTATACGATGATGTTTTGGTACATGGAGTAGGTGGGAATTTTATCAAAGCCCAGACAGAAAATCAACAAAACATGGTAAAAGCCATTGCTGTTAATGATATGTTGTTTGCAGTAGGTCCTGCTGGTACAGGTAAAACTTATACTGCTGTTGCCATGGCAGTAAGAGCTTTAAAAGAAAAGGAAGTCAAAAAAATTATTTTAACAAGACCTGCGGTGGAGTCTGGAGAAAATTTAGGTTTTTTACCTGGAGATATGAAGGAAAAGTTAGATCCTTATATGCAACCTTTATACGATGCATTAAGAGATATGATTCCGGCAGAACGTTTGGCTTCTCATTTAGAAAAAGGAGTCATACAAATTGCACCTCTAGCTTTTATGCGTGGTAGAACTTTAGACAATGCTTTTGTTATTTTAGATGAAGCCCAAAACACCACTCATAGCCAAATGAAAATGTTCTTAACTCGTATGGGAAAAAGAGCCAAGTTTGTGATTACAGGAGATCCAGGACAAATAGATTTACCAAGAAAACAAGTTTCCGGATTAAAAGAAGCTTTATTGGCTTTAAAGGATGTAAAAGGAATTGCGCAGGTTTATTTAGATGGAAAAGATGTGATTCGTCACCGTTTGGTAAAAGAAATTATTACGGCATATAAAAGTATAGAAACTGAGTAA
- a CDS encoding phosphoribosylaminoimidazolesuccinocarboxamide synthase: MSNTINDTNFNFPGQTAIYKGKVREVYTVNEKLVMIASDRLSAFDVIMPKQIPYKGQILNQIAAKMLEATKDICPNWVLGTPDPNVTVGYACEPFKVEMVVRGYCTGHAWRTYASGERVLCGITMPEGLKENDKFPNPIITPTTKADLGDHDEDISREEILAKGIVSQEDYEQLEAYTLALFKKGTELAADRGLILVDTKYEFGKTADGKIVVIDEIHTPDSSRYFYAEGYQERQNKGEAQKQLSKEFVRQWLIENGFQGKEGQQIPELTDEKIEEISNRYIELYEQITGETFVKADISNVLDRINKNVTEFLTK; the protein is encoded by the coding sequence ATGAGTAACACCATTAACGATACCAATTTTAACTTTCCTGGGCAAACAGCTATTTATAAAGGAAAAGTTCGTGAAGTATATACCGTAAACGAAAAATTAGTGATGATTGCATCAGACAGACTTTCTGCTTTTGATGTAATTATGCCAAAACAAATTCCTTATAAAGGACAAATCTTAAATCAGATTGCGGCTAAAATGTTAGAAGCCACCAAAGATATTTGTCCAAACTGGGTGTTGGGAACACCAGATCCTAATGTAACTGTTGGGTATGCTTGTGAGCCTTTTAAAGTAGAAATGGTAGTGCGTGGGTACTGTACAGGTCATGCTTGGAGAACTTATGCTAGTGGAGAAAGAGTGTTGTGTGGAATTACCATGCCAGAGGGATTAAAAGAAAATGATAAGTTTCCAAATCCAATTATTACTCCAACCACTAAGGCTGATTTAGGAGATCATGATGAAGATATTTCTAGAGAAGAAATTTTAGCTAAAGGAATTGTATCTCAAGAAGATTACGAACAATTAGAGGCTTATACCTTGGCTTTGTTTAAAAAAGGAACTGAGTTAGCTGCAGATAGAGGATTGATATTGGTAGATACCAAATATGAGTTTGGAAAAACAGCAGATGGAAAAATTGTGGTGATTGATGAAATTCACACGCCAGATTCTTCTCGCTATTTTTATGCAGAAGGATATCAAGAAAGACAAAACAAAGGAGAAGCTCAAAAGCAATTGTCTAAAGAATTTGTTCGTCAATGGTTAATAGAAAACGGTTTCCAAGGAAAAGAAGGACAACAAATTCCTGAATTGACTGATGAAAAAATAGAAGAAATTTCTAACAGATATATTGAGTTATACGAGCAAATTACAGGAGAAACTTTTGTAAAAGCAGATATTTCTAATGTGTTAGACAGAATAAACAAAAACGTAACTGAGTTTTTAACAAAGTAA
- a CDS encoding DNA-binding domain-containing protein codes for MLLAKTHQHQSSLATYCRTGDLVDIKGAVQKNLTHYRRLVFNNVLDTLETAYPVAKNLLGDDHWENIVNCFFSTYNIQSPQIWRMPEEFKNYLIKQEDELLKTYPFLENLLEFEWLEVEIFMMPDVPYEKPKDGFYVLNPEIDILMLSYPVHIKSPHLITEEDRGSYFVSLHRNPDTGSVQFTNLSIPFVDVLEHLSANPLTEQNIKQILKKYASENDVNVAFKEFIEQSLVTQLLFK; via the coding sequence ATGTTATTAGCTAAAACACATCAACACCAAAGTAGCTTGGCTACTTATTGTAGAACAGGAGACCTTGTTGACATAAAAGGTGCTGTGCAAAAAAACCTAACACATTACAGGCGTTTGGTTTTTAACAATGTGTTAGATACTTTAGAAACTGCCTATCCTGTTGCTAAAAACTTATTAGGCGATGACCATTGGGAAAACATTGTGAATTGTTTTTTTAGTACTTACAACATACAAAGTCCACAAATTTGGAGGATGCCCGAAGAATTTAAAAACTACCTTATTAAACAAGAAGATGAGCTATTAAAAACCTACCCTTTTTTAGAAAATCTATTAGAATTTGAATGGCTTGAAGTAGAAATTTTTATGATGCCTGATGTGCCTTATGAAAAACCTAAAGATGGTTTTTATGTACTAAACCCGGAAATAGATATATTGATGCTTTCTTACCCTGTACATATTAAAAGTCCACATTTAATTACAGAAGAGGATAGAGGTTCTTATTTTGTTTCTCTTCACCGAAATCCTGATACAGGCTCAGTTCAATTTACCAATTTATCTATTCCCTTTGTAGATGTTTTAGAACATTTATCTGCAAATCCTTTGACGGAACAAAACATCAAACAAATTCTAAAAAAATACGCATCCGAAAATGATGTAAATGTTGCTTTTAAAGAATTTATTGAGCAATCTTTGGTTACACAATTACTATTTAAATAA
- a CDS encoding DUF692 domain-containing protein: MVGIGYRKDFAEDFASNNILTPSFIEVAPENWMNVGGYYKKLFDKALEKHPLFVHGLSLSVGSPEGIDIDFVKQVKQFLDDTNTVEYSEHLSFSKCDNAHLFDLLPIPFTQDAVKHVAKNIRLAQDILERKIAIEIVSYYSPIAAEMTELEFINNVVKEADCNLLLDVNNIYVNSFNHQYNAKEFLANLDLDRVKYIHMAGHTQVSDDLIIDTHGENIIDPVYDLFGFAMQQLQRDVPVLLERDFNIPELDILQYEMNQLQNIKTNSLKKHSHVIS, from the coding sequence ATGGTAGGAATTGGATACAGAAAAGACTTTGCAGAAGATTTTGCAAGCAACAACATTCTAACACCTTCTTTTATAGAGGTAGCTCCAGAAAACTGGATGAACGTTGGTGGATATTATAAAAAGTTATTTGACAAAGCTTTAGAAAAACATCCACTTTTTGTACACGGCCTATCTTTATCTGTAGGAAGTCCTGAAGGAATTGATATTGACTTTGTAAAACAAGTAAAACAGTTTTTAGACGATACCAACACGGTTGAATACTCTGAGCATTTAAGTTTTTCTAAATGCGATAATGCTCATTTATTTGATTTATTACCCATTCCTTTTACCCAAGATGCAGTAAAACACGTAGCCAAAAATATTCGTTTGGCTCAAGATATTTTAGAAAGAAAAATTGCCATAGAAATTGTGAGTTACTACTCTCCAATTGCAGCAGAAATGACGGAATTGGAATTTATTAACAACGTAGTAAAAGAAGCAGACTGTAATCTATTGTTAGATGTAAATAATATATATGTTAACAGTTTTAATCATCAATACAATGCTAAAGAATTTTTAGCAAACCTTGATTTAGACAGGGTAAAATACATACACATGGCAGGTCACACTCAAGTTTCTGATGATTTGATTATTGACACCCATGGAGAAAACATTATAGATCCCGTTTATGATTTGTTTGGTTTCGCCATGCAACAATTACAACGTGATGTACCCGTATTGTTAGAGCGAGATTTTAACATTCCTGAATTGGACATTTTACAATATGAAATGAATCAATTACAAAACATAAAAACCAATAGTTTAAAAAAACATTCCCATGTTATTAGCTAA
- a CDS encoding DUF255 domain-containing protein — MKRFCSILIILIHSFSFANAIDWQELSAKTFEQAKKENKIILLNLAANWCHWCHVMDDETYENNKVISFLNQHFISVKADQDANPELSNRYKDYGWPATIFINADGIDIVKRAGFIAPDNFLKLLKAIVKDPSPEENPVDFTKVINNNQNNNTLISTLENNFINSLDFKQGGFNQAQKYIEYATFEKALFNSKHPNIKTWIYNSIKGAKKLSDPVWGGVYQYSTHGDWEHLHFEKLLKIQARYLNIFLLNYQYNRDENSLVYAQNIIKYIDEFLIHKNGLYSNAQDADLIQGKHAADYFKLNNIERRKLGIPKVDQNTFTDNNAAMGTALLRMYHVTHNKKYLNKVKNIENALYKRKKTSGLYAHGSEESKITSLRDQIAMANFLISLVKNDINNSKAKQELRSICMQIKKNYLLENGAFKSFSGNNGLTAQPLKEENISIARIFNWYGYYSKDNNYINIAKKTFQFLTSKALIKDYYSEASLLLLAYELKQEPTQYVYLDTGKGNEFNHALQSMLPFYSMVYSGKIHQLPKEKQELFGSFKENVLFSCTSTYCSTPIYSEEELKKELNKNK, encoded by the coding sequence ATGAAACGTTTTTGCAGTATTCTTATCATCTTAATTCATAGCTTTTCTTTTGCCAATGCAATTGACTGGCAAGAGTTATCTGCCAAAACCTTTGAACAAGCCAAAAAAGAAAATAAAATTATTCTTTTAAATCTGGCTGCTAACTGGTGTCATTGGTGCCATGTAATGGATGATGAAACTTATGAAAACAACAAAGTCATCAGTTTTTTAAATCAACATTTTATTAGTGTAAAAGCAGATCAAGATGCAAACCCTGAATTGTCTAACAGGTATAAGGATTACGGTTGGCCTGCTACTATTTTTATTAATGCAGATGGAATTGATATTGTAAAAAGAGCTGGGTTTATAGCTCCTGATAATTTTCTAAAACTATTAAAAGCCATTGTTAAAGACCCAAGTCCAGAAGAAAACCCTGTTGATTTTACTAAAGTCATCAATAACAATCAAAACAACAACACTCTAATATCCACCTTAGAGAATAACTTTATCAACTCTTTAGATTTTAAACAAGGAGGATTTAATCAAGCTCAAAAATATATTGAATACGCCACTTTTGAAAAAGCACTATTTAACAGCAAACATCCTAATATAAAAACATGGATTTACAATAGTATTAAAGGAGCTAAAAAACTAAGCGACCCTGTTTGGGGTGGTGTTTATCAATATTCAACTCATGGAGATTGGGAACATCTACATTTTGAAAAATTATTAAAAATACAGGCTAGGTATTTAAATATTTTTTTACTGAATTACCAATATAACAGAGATGAAAATTCTTTAGTATATGCTCAAAACATCATTAAATATATTGATGAATTTTTAATCCATAAAAACGGACTGTATAGTAACGCACAAGACGCAGATTTAATTCAAGGTAAACATGCTGCTGATTATTTTAAGCTAAACAATATAGAAAGAAGAAAGTTAGGAATTCCAAAAGTTGACCAAAACACTTTTACAGACAACAATGCAGCTATGGGTACTGCCCTATTAAGAATGTACCATGTTACACATAACAAAAAGTATTTAAACAAAGTTAAAAACATAGAAAATGCTTTGTACAAGCGAAAGAAAACATCTGGTTTATACGCACATGGCAGTGAAGAGAGCAAAATTACAAGTCTAAGAGATCAAATAGCTATGGCTAATTTTTTAATCAGCCTTGTTAAAAATGACATCAACAACAGTAAAGCAAAACAAGAGCTAAGATCAATTTGTATGCAAATTAAAAAGAACTATTTATTAGAAAATGGTGCTTTTAAAAGTTTTAGCGGAAACAATGGGTTGACAGCCCAACCATTAAAGGAAGAAAACATCAGTATAGCAAGAATTTTTAACTGGTATGGATACTACTCAAAAGACAACAACTATATCAATATTGCTAAAAAAACATTTCAGTTTTTAACCTCAAAGGCATTGATTAAAGATTATTATTCAGAAGCCTCTTTACTGCTTTTAGCCTATGAGTTAAAACAAGAACCTACACAATATGTGTATTTAGATACTGGAAAAGGAAATGAATTTAACCATGCTTTACAAAGTATGTTGCCATTTTACAGTATGGTTTATAGCGGGAAAATTCATCAACTCCCAAAAGAAAAACAAGAACTATTTGGAAGCTTTAAAGAAAATGTACTGTTTAGCTGTACTTCTACTTATTGCTCTACACCTATATACTCGGAGGAGGAACTCAAAAAAGAATTAAATAAAAACAAATAA
- a CDS encoding bile acid:sodium symporter family protein, whose protein sequence is MSDILLDLFLPCSLAIIMLGMGMSLTIRDFSRIFRQPKAAILGIINQTIILPLIAFGLAIFFKLDTTMAVGLIILASCPGGPTSNIITQICNGNLALSVTLTAVISFISIISTQVTISYALSYFNTYSNIKIELPFAETVMQIMAITVLPITIGMMIKKYHPKVSSRMIKPMRTASTIIFILILTGIIATNYSTIGDAIQRVGWVTLLLNLSIIASGFLLAKIFKLHFSDAIAIGVDGGIQNATLAIVISTSMLNNIEMAIPTAAYSIWMYITGGILMWILSKKNQ, encoded by the coding sequence ATGTCTGACATACTGCTAGATTTATTTTTACCTTGTTCTTTAGCCATCATTATGCTTGGGATGGGGATGTCACTTACCATTCGTGATTTTTCAAGAATCTTTAGACAGCCCAAAGCCGCTATTTTAGGAATTATCAATCAAACCATTATACTGCCACTAATTGCTTTTGGTCTAGCCATTTTTTTTAAACTAGATACCACCATGGCTGTAGGTTTAATTATCTTAGCTTCCTGCCCTGGAGGTCCTACAAGTAATATCATCACCCAAATTTGTAATGGAAACTTAGCCCTATCTGTTACTTTAACTGCTGTTATCAGTTTTATCAGTATTATCTCTACACAAGTTACTATTTCCTATGCGCTAAGTTATTTTAACACTTACTCTAACATTAAAATAGAACTACCATTTGCCGAAACCGTAATGCAAATTATGGCTATTACCGTTCTTCCAATCACAATAGGAATGATGATAAAAAAATATCATCCAAAGGTTTCATCTCGTATGATAAAACCTATGAGAACTGCCTCTACAATTATTTTTATTTTGATTTTAACCGGAATTATTGCCACAAACTACAGTACTATAGGAGATGCGATTCAAAGAGTAGGATGGGTAACTTTACTATTAAACCTTAGCATTATTGCATCTGGATTTTTATTAGCCAAAATTTTTAAACTTCATTTTTCTGATGCCATAGCTATTGGGGTAGACGGAGGTATACAAAATGCAACTTTAGCCATTGTTATTTCAACTTCTATGTTAAACAATATTGAAATGGCCATACCTACAGCTGCTTATTCTATTTGGATGTATATTACAGGAGGAATATTAATGTGGATTCTAAGTAAAAAGAATCAATAA